One window from the genome of Gavia stellata isolate bGavSte3 chromosome 10, bGavSte3.hap2, whole genome shotgun sequence encodes:
- the DMRTA2 gene encoding doublesex- and mab-3-related transcription factor A2 yields the protein MELRSELPSVPAAPPAVPPSSVAAAAAAAAATLPVSVAGSLLRAPPLLLRAAEKYPRTPKCARCRNHGVVSALKGHKRYCRWKDCMCAKCTLIAERQRVMAAQVALRRQQAQEENEARELQLLYGTAEGLALAAANGIIPPRPAYEVFGSVCAGGGGEGGAGASAGGGGGGGGRGPAESKMQKFELFPKTLLPSRAVTPQQAGGKPLSPDGESVPGTSSPEARHGSGSENGDGESFLSSPVSKGPKEGEESPGSISPLGSDSGSEADKDEQDPSPSAGGRQRTPIDILTRVFPAHKRSVLELVLQGCGGDVVQAIEQILNNRGPEKGPEEGWARDGALQGLPPTPAAAAAHHRPLIAGAMAPAIGTLGSRSAFSPLQPNATHFGAEAGAYPLGTHLGLNPLRLAYSAHSRGLAFMTPYSTAGLMPTLGFRPPVDYAFSDLMRDRSAVHKEQVYSGGLYGPMVNNTPEKQ from the exons ATGGAGCTGCGGTCGGAGCTGCCCAGCgtgcccgccgcgccgccggcggTGCCCCCCAGCTCGgtggcggcggcagcggcggcagcggcggccaCGCTGCCGGTGAGCGTCGCCGGGAGCTTGCTGCGggcgccgccgctgctgctgcgggcGGCCGAGAAGTACCCGCGGACGCCCAAGTGCGCCCGTTGCCGCAACCACGGAGTGGTGTCGGCGCTGAAGGGCCACAAGCGGTACTGCCGCTGGAAGGACTGCATGTGCGCCAAGTGCACCCTCATCGCCGAGCGCCAGCGCGTCATGGCGGCCCAGGTGGCGCTGCGCCGCCAGCAGGCGCAGGAGGAGAACGAGGCCCGCGAGCTGCAGCTGCTCTACGGCACCGCCGAGGGGTTGGCCCTGGCGGCCGCCAACGGCATCATCCCGCCCCGGCCCGCGTACGAGGTCTTCGGCTCCGTCTgcgccgggggcggcggcgagGGAGGCGCCGGCGCCTCAG ccgggggaggcggcgggggtggggggcgcgGACCTGCGG AGTCCAAGATGCAGAAGTTCGAGCTGTTCCCCAAGACGCTGCTGCCGAGCCGCGCCGTCACCCCGCAGCAGGCGGGCGGGAAGCCCCTCTCCCCGGACGGCGAGTCCGTGCCCGGCACCTCCTCCCCAGAAGCTCGCCACGGCTCGGGCTCGGAGAACGGGGACGGCGAGTCCTTCCTGAGCTCGCCCGTCTCCAAGGGCCcgaaggagggggaggagagccCGGGCTCCATCAGCCCGCTGGGCTCGGACTCGGGCTCGGAGGCCGACAAGGACGAGCAGGACCCGTCGCCCTCGGCCGGCGGCCGGCAGCGGACTCCCATCGACATCCTGACGCGCGTCTTCCCGGCGCACAAGCGCAGCGTGCTggagctggtgctgcagggctgcggCGGGGACGTGGTACAGGCCATCGAGCAGATCCTCAACAACCGCGGCCCGGAGAAGGGCCCCGAGGAGGGCTGGGCTCGGGACGGCGCCTTGCAAGGCCTTCCGCCcacccccgccgccgccgccgcccacCACCGGCCCTTGATAGCCGGCGCCATGGCCCCCGCCATCGGCACGCTGGGCAGCCGCTCCGCCTTCTCCCCCCTGCAGCCCAACGCCACGCACTTCGGGGCCGAGGCCGGCGCCTACCCGCTGGGCACCCACCTGGGACTCAACCCCCTGCGCCTCGCCTACTCGGCGCACAGCCGGGGACTGGCCTTCATGACCCCCTACTCCACGGCCGGGCTGATGCCCACCCTCGGGTTCCGGCCGCCCGTGGACTACGCCTTCAGCGACCTCATGCGGGACCGCTCCGCCGTGCACAAGGAGCAGGTCTACTCCGGCGGGCTCTACGGGCCCATGGTCAACAACACCCCCGAGAAGCAATAG